ATAAAACCCTTTCAATAAAGTTAGCTTATAAACAGATTTATCTATATCAAATAATAATAATTCATCAAGCCACTCTTTAATTTCTACTGTTAATTTTTTTTCTAATATATTAAGTAAAGAATTTTTATATTCTTGGAGAGCTTCTATAATAATTGCTCTAATAGTATTGTATTTTGGTATTTCTATTTTTTGCTCCAGTAATAACTCTATACAGTCATTAAATATTACCTTAGGTTTTACATACTGCATCGCCAACTTATAAGTCTTAGAGTACAAGAGAACTTTAGCTTTTTGATCAAATGTTTGATAACCTAAATATTCAGCAATCTGCTCTTTATATTTATGAAAAACTTTGCTTCCTAAATTACTTTTTTTACCTTTCAGGTTATCTAACTGTAATAAGTGTGATACATATTTTATATCTTTTATATTGAACGCAGCGAATGCAAAAAATTTTTTTGAAATTTTGAAATGATATAGAGTTAAAGCAAATACTAACTTGTTCTCCGGCTTTCTTATTGACTTAAGAAAGCTACTAACACTACTATTTATTCTAAAATGTATCTTACGCTCTTCACCACTTAATTCTCTTGGATTATCAAATCCTTCTTGTTCTGCAAATGATAAAATGTTTAATCTAGGCATTTTCCATGGATATAAGTTTATGAGCATACTCTCTTAATTCTCCTTCAGGAGAAAGATATCTATATAATGTGTACCTTGTAATCCTTAGCTCTTTGCATAATTCATTAATGTTAGTATCAGGATCTTTAAGGGCAGTCCGTGCTATATTTAGCTTAGTTCTTGTCATAATAAACTTTCTACCTCCTTTCCTACCCCTTGCCCTTGCTGCTTTTAATCCTGCTTTAGTGCGTTCACTAATTAACTCTCTTTCATACTCGGATAATGCCGCAAATATTGCAAATATCATCTTTCCGGAAGCAGTCGTAGTATCAATACAAGAACCTTTCCCCGTTAATACTTGAAATCCTATCCCCTGTGTTTCTAGATCTTGTACTATTTCTATCAAATGACGCAGATTCCTTCCTAATCTATCTAACTTCCAAACAACTAGAGTATCTTCTTTTGGACGCAATGCTTTTAAGCAATTATCTAAAACTGGCCTATCTTCTCTTTTACCACTGGCATATTCCTCATAAATTCTTTTTTTGTCTACTCCAGCTTTTATTAGCTCATCTCTTTGTAAATCCAGATTTTGGCTTCCATCTGATTTTGATACTCTTGCATATCCTATTAATATTTTGCTCTAAAATTTATGTCGTATATACGGCCGTTTATACTACTTTATAAAAATGCAACCGAATTGCTTCATTATTTGTTGATTATACCTTTATTTATTCTATGTAGTATAAAAGATCTGTAAAATAGATTATGCCACAAGCCTTTCTTGAATAGAAGAAATTATTTCCAATGACTCGAAAAACTATAACAACCTAGGGACCTCGATAGATTACTTAAATACCATAAATTGGACCAATTAAATCTTTTGTAACCTGCTTATTAAAAGCTATACAGCATTTCCCTAAGTCACTTTTTGTACCAATGTTGGCAAATACCCAACTATATCTTTATAACTCCAGTAGGTTGCTTGAATTAGTGGAACACAATAAGCACTATACCCATTAGGGTTAGCCTTATATTTTAAAAGTAAGCGTATTATATCTATACGATTAATAATTACTGCTCCATAGAGAGCACTAGAAAAGTTAGGATCAGCTCCTCTTTCAAGAAAATATTTAGCTAGATCTATATTTTTATATCTTACTGCTTTAGCCAGCAAGCTGTC
This portion of the Candidatus Jidaibacter acanthamoeba genome encodes:
- a CDS encoding DUF4158 domain-containing protein is translated as MPRLNILSFAEQEGFDNPRELSGEERKIHFRINSSVSSFLKSIRKPENKLVFALTLYHFKISKKFFAFAAFNIKDIKYVSHLLQLDNLKGKKSNLGSKVFHKYKEQIAEYLGYQTFDQKAKVLLYSKTYKLAMQYVKPKVIFNDCIELLLEQKIEIPKYNTIRAIIIEALQEYKNSLLNILEKKLTVEIKEWLDELLLFDIDKSVYKLTLLKGFYQSVKPKEIRFNTSDFITLQEKHDKLQSIIKELPINARGIEYFATTVIKSDVFRIKRRM
- a CDS encoding recombinase family protein translates to MLIGYARVSKSDGSQNLDLQRDELIKAGVDKKRIYEEYASGKREDRPVLDNCLKALRPKEDTLVVWKLDRLGRNLRHLIEIVQDLETQGIGFQVLTGKGSCIDTTTASGKMIFAIFAALSEYERELISERTKAGLKAARARGRKGGRKFIMTRTKLNIARTALKDPDTNINELCKELRITRYTLYRYLSPEGELREYAHKLISMENA